A window of the Lactuca sativa cultivar Salinas chromosome 5, Lsat_Salinas_v11, whole genome shotgun sequence genome harbors these coding sequences:
- the LOC111900665 gene encoding glutathione S-transferase T3-like, with translation MNSYYYTNLLNSIDLENPNNPPYPHSSSPISPNPNYPCTNPSQNQYPNPPQNMEPTPEVSPTNKRSKSKKTYWSREEEILLAKAWLHISEDSIKGTAQRDKEFWQRINTYYQSSNTTGTIRAQTNIKTHWHYMNPLVVAFNQIYLVLKGQHLRGWSDEDLKKGAFEHYSARYSTDFRHDHIWNSVKNEPRWKAAGTTSEASRSSSNAHSVINLDDNEDTSHPIGTKAAKKTIKGKASKSTSSSSSRLDEILEKHVHDNKTKL, from the coding sequence ATGAATTCTTATTATTACACAAACCTATTGAATTCTATTGATCTCGAAAATCCAAACAATCCTCCATACCCACATTCTTCATCTCCAATTTCTCCAAATCCAAATTATCCATGCACAAATCCTTCTCAAAATCAATATCCAAACCCCCCTCAAAATATGGAACCCACTCCAGAAGTTAGTCCCACCAACAAACGATCCAAGTCTAAAAAAACCTATTGGAGTAGGGAAGAAGAAATATTGCTTGCAAAAGCTTGGTTACATATATCAGAAGATAGCATCAAGGGCACAGCACAACGCGACAAGGAGTTTTGGCAACGTATCAACACATACTACCAAAGTTCCAACACAACAGGCACTATAAGAGCTCAAACAAATATTAAAACTCATTGGCATTACATGAACCCACTAGTTGTTGCATTCAATCAAATTTATTTAGTGTTGAAAGGTCAACACCTACGCGGATGGTCCGATGAAGATTTAAAAAAGGGAGCTTTTGAGCATTATAGTGCAAGATATTCTACAGATTTCAGGCACGATCACATTTGGAATTCGGTCAAAAATGAACCCAGATGGAAAGCCGCGGGCACTACATCTGAGGCATCTAGATCTTCATCTAATGCACATTCTGTTATCAACTTGGATGATAACGAAGATACATCTCACCCAATTGGTACAAAGGCAGCCAAAAAAACTATAAAAGGTAAAGCATCCAAGTCTACCTCGTCATCAAGTAGTCGACTTGATGAAATACTTGAAAAACATGTGCATGATAACAAAACAAAACTATGA